In one window of Flavobacterium ginsengisoli DNA:
- a CDS encoding trigger factor → MDIKRVAIDAVNETIVMNVVHMDYKGQVAKRINEKMPLAQVKGFRKGAVPKDLVEKQYGKGIKQEEIKKVVDLALERYIQSERLNLLGTPLAKVNEDFNWDAEELTFEYEIGLVPNFEIDLEAKNNIVKYIVTADDKLIDGQVERIQKQFGKAVPQEVSDAKSDLTGTFSSEANGINNTTTIAVDAFSKKAQKQFTGKKVGDVVTVSTKGLFEDDHQLMDYLKVGHEGVHGLDVEVNFTIEAINGSEPAELNQELFDKLFGEGKVASLEDLKAKIKEDAEAQFAQQADQKLLLDVQDFLIENTKFDLPAEFLKKWLQTVGEKKLSAEEAEVEYARSEKGLRFQLIEGKALAQSNIQITFDDLKEFTSNAIRQQMAQFGQTNPTDEEVQGIVARVLSNQDEVKRLSEQVVATKMLDIFKEKANPTTKEVTYEEFIADFLRRINFSLKVKSCKVES, encoded by the coding sequence ATGGATATTAAAAGAGTAGCAATAGACGCTGTAAACGAGACAATCGTTATGAACGTTGTTCATATGGATTATAAAGGTCAAGTAGCAAAAAGAATTAACGAAAAAATGCCTTTAGCGCAAGTAAAAGGATTTAGAAAAGGTGCAGTGCCTAAAGATCTTGTTGAAAAACAATACGGAAAAGGTATTAAACAAGAAGAGATTAAAAAAGTAGTTGATTTGGCTTTAGAGCGTTATATTCAATCTGAAAGATTAAATCTTTTAGGAACTCCTCTTGCTAAAGTAAACGAAGATTTTAACTGGGATGCTGAAGAATTAACTTTTGAATACGAAATTGGTTTAGTGCCAAATTTCGAAATTGATCTTGAAGCTAAAAACAATATCGTAAAATATATCGTTACTGCTGATGATAAATTAATCGACGGACAAGTAGAGCGTATCCAAAAACAATTTGGAAAAGCAGTTCCTCAAGAAGTTTCTGATGCTAAATCTGATTTAACTGGAACTTTCTCTAGCGAAGCAAACGGAATCAACAATACAACTACAATTGCTGTTGATGCATTCAGCAAAAAAGCTCAAAAACAATTCACAGGTAAAAAAGTTGGAGATGTTGTTACAGTAAGCACAAAAGGTTTATTTGAAGACGATCACCAATTAATGGATTACTTAAAAGTTGGTCACGAAGGTGTTCACGGTTTAGATGTTGAAGTAAACTTTACTATTGAGGCAATCAACGGTTCTGAACCAGCTGAATTAAACCAAGAATTATTCGACAAACTTTTTGGCGAAGGAAAAGTGGCTTCTTTAGAAGATTTAAAAGCTAAAATTAAAGAAGATGCTGAAGCTCAATTCGCTCAGCAAGCTGACCAAAAATTATTATTAGATGTTCAAGATTTCTTGATCGAAAACACAAAATTCGATTTGCCAGCTGAATTCTTGAAAAAATGGTTGCAAACTGTTGGAGAGAAAAAACTTTCTGCAGAAGAAGCTGAAGTTGAATACGCAAGATCTGAAAAAGGTTTACGTTTCCAATTAATCGAAGGAAAAGCTTTGGCTCAAAGCAATATCCAAATTACATTTGATGACTTGAAAGAGTTTACATCAAACGCAATCAGACAGCAAATGGCTCAATTTGGTCAAACTAACCCAACTGACGAAGAAGTTCAAGGAATCGTGGCTAGAGTTTTATCTAACCAAGACGAAGTGAAAAGACTTTCTGAGCAAGTTGTAGCAACTAAAATGTTAGATATCTTCAAAGAAAAAGCTAACCCAACAACTAAAGAGGTTACTTACGAAGAATTTATTGCAGACTTCTTACGGAGAATAAATTTTAGTCTGAAAGTCAAAAGTTGTAAAGTCGAAAGTTAA